A part of Drosophila ananassae strain 14024-0371.13 chromosome 2R, ASM1763931v2, whole genome shotgun sequence genomic DNA contains:
- the LOC6507700 gene encoding arabinogalactan protein 1, with protein MPIPQNGLISYLSDTLLSVRKFFVLLALALLGVAAGAQLPDSATQGPNPQDIATPEPEYIDIEDPAPVAAAPAPRPVVAAPAPRPVVAPVARPVIAAAPAPVYRQVARPVAVAQSFVQQPIQQQIVQRAQYLPPVAQQVVQPQLVGHTYSSKSGYQYRRPVYNERESTNKNMTRSKA; from the exons ATGCCTATTCCCCAGAACGGGTTAATTTCGTATCTATCAGATACATTGCTCAGTGTCAGG AAATTCTTCGTTCTGTTGGCCTTGGCCCTTTTGGGAGTTGCTGCGGGTGCCCAGCTGCCCGATTCCGCCACCCAGGGACCCAATCCCCAAGATATTGCCACTCCTGAGCCAGAGTACATCGACATTGAGGATCCTGCACCGGTTGCTGCCGCTCCTGCCCCCCGCCCAGTGGTTGCCGCTCCTGCCCCCCGTCCTGTTGTTGCTCCTGTGGCCCGCCCCGTGATCGCCGCTGCCCCCGCTCCAGTATATCGTCAGGTGGCCCGCCCCGTTGCCGTCGCCCAGTCTTTCGTGCAGCAGCCCATCCAGCAGCAGATCGTGCAGCGCGCCCAGTACCTGCCGCCCGTGGCTCAGCAGGTGGTGCAGCCCCAGCTGGTGGGACACACCTACAGTAGCAAGAGCGGCTACCAGTACCGCCGGCCAGTCTAT AACGAACGAGAATCGACAAATAAGAACATGACAAGATCAAAAGCATAA
- the LOC6507699 gene encoding vegetative cell wall protein gp1 has translation MRCCFVPLVVLLLVAGIRADVSHLDTDLQEDGYHYKQPSVPFPPPGSGNGIEDSGIGSGPAPSAPAPSYGPPQTQPPRPPPQPTPPAPSYGPPQTQPPRPPPQPTPPAPSYGPPQTQPPRPQPQPTPPAPSYGPPQTLPPRPPPQPTPPAPSYGPPQTSPPRPPPQPTPPSGQPGQEYLPPDQPRPRPTPSRPQPPPPPPPSRPQPTPGYGPPPAPPAPPAPTPSYGPPPSQPPPPRPQPPSPQPPRPQPPSPPAPRPTPGNEYLPPPGENEVTPALPQPTAPAPSYGPPPSSPPAPPPGPTYQPRPPTPPAPPAPTYQPRPPTPPAPPAPTYQPRPPAPPAPTYQPLPPAPTPPAPTYQPRPPAPPAPTQEYGPPPTSGGDEAGSLGPDGYNYNKPAKPFTF, from the exons ATG CGTTGTTGCTTTGTGCCGCTGGTGGTTCTGCTCTTGGTAGCAGGCATCCGGGCGGATGTCTCCCACCTGGACACGGATCTCCAGGAGGATGGCTACCATTACAAGCAGCCTTCGGTGCCGTTTCCGCCTCCGGGATCGGGCAACGGCATTGAGGACTCGGGCATAGGATCGGGTCCTGCTCCCTCGGCTCCGGCTCCTTCGTACGGCCCGCCTCAGACGCAGCCACCACGTCCTCCGCCACAGCCCACGCCTCCGGCTCCTTCATACGGACCTCCCCAGACGCAGCCACCTCGTCCTCCGCCGCAGCCCACGCCTCCGGCTCCTTCATACGGACCTCCCCAGACGCAGCCACCACGTCCGCAACCGCAGCCGACGCCTCCGGCTCCTTCTTACGGACCTCCTCAGACGCTGCCACCTCGTCCTCCGCCGCAGCCTACGCCCCCAGCTCCTTCCTACGGACCACCACAAACTTCTCCCCCACGTCCGCCACCGCAACCAACGCCTCCTTCGGGTCAGCCCGGGCAGGAGTATCTGCCCCCGGATCAGCCCAGGCCACGACCAACTCCCTCGCGTCCCCAgcctcctccaccaccaccaccatcaagGCCTCAGCCTACTCCCGGGTACGGACCACCACCTGCTCCCCCAGCACCACCCGCACCGACTCCTTCCTACGGACCCCCACCTAGCCAGCCGCCACCACCAAGGCCGCAGCCACCAAGTCCTCAGCCACCACGTCCTCAGCCTCCTAGTCCACCGGCACCACGTCCTACGCCTGGAAACGAGTACCTGCCTCCCCCAGGAGAGAACGAAGTGACTCCGGCTCTGCCGCAGCCTACTGCTCCGGCTCCATCTTACGGACCACCGCCGTCTTCGCCGCCAGCCCCACCGCCAGGACCTACCTATCAGCCACGTCCGCCAACCCCACCTGCACCACCAGCACCCACCTACCAGCCACGCCCTCCAACACCGCCTGCACCACCAGCACCTACCTACCAGCCTCGTCCTCCAGCACCTCCGGCTCCCACTTACCAGCCACTGCCACCCGCACCTACACCACCAGCACCCACCTATCAGCCCCGCCCGCCCGCACCACCGGCACCTACTCAGGAGTACGGACCCCCACCCACCAGCGGTGGCGACGAGGCGGGATCCCTGGGACCCGACGGCTACAACTACAACAAGCCTGCCAAGCCCTTCACCTTCTAG